TACAGCAAACACGAATTTATCGATTATGGTTCAAGTGGTAAGCTAGCACGGGAATTACAAAAAATTCTGATGCAAGGTCAATATTATCTATCCAAAAATAACATCCTAAACGGTAGCTTGTTATGCATGGCGTATATACAGGAAGTTATGCCAGTGATTACTTACGCCGACGATAGCAATGGATCTATAGGAGATGCTATCGATAGTGGTATATCCTTATTGACAGATATTGCGGTGCAGTCCCCCGTCGATTTGAAAGAAAAGATTGCTGTGTATTTGAATAAAGAGCTGCAACAGGATCTGTACTTTGACTATGGCGATTTCGGATATGATATGACAGATCTTTATGCGCAGCTATGTCTGGATTTAAGTAAAATAGATGATTTTCTGCACTTTGCCGATGTGGCTATTCATAAAGCTCGTTTAGACCGTTATGATTACCGTAGTAGTTTTTTTATACAGATTAAAGCCTCCATCCTTCAAAAAGGAAACAGGACAGAAGAGGTACAGCAATTGATAGAACAACAAATCCATTTGCCACAAATGAGGAAGGTTCAGGTCGAAAAAGCTATTGAAAACGAGCGCTTTGAAGAGGCCAAGGAATTGCTGGTTGAAGGAATACGACTAGCGGAAGAAGCACAGCATCCTCGTGTAATAAGGGACTGGGAAGAAACCCTTTTGCATATTGCCGTTCTGCAAAATGACATTCCAATGGTGCGCTCTTTTACAGAAAAATTCGCTATAGGTTACTCTTTTAGCAGCCACTATTACAACCAGTGGAAAAACACCTATACCTCAGAAGAATGGAGAAGTGTCATTAACGACAAAATCAACTCGATTCGCGCAAAATCAACCGGAGAAAAGAGTTCCTATTCGAAACACCAAGACTACTGGCTTTTGAACGAAATAGGTCCTATCTATATTGAAGAGAATATGTTCGACCAATTACTTGCACTGGTGCAACGGCAGACCGATCTGGAAACCATACTAAACTATCATGAGCATTTATATAAATTGTATCCTGCGGAACTTATGAAATTGTACTCATTCCTATTGGATCAACATGCTGAGTCTGCCAATAAACGTAATGCGTACCAACGATTGATGGACATCGTATTCGCTATATTTAAAGATATACCTTCCGGTAGGGAAACACTCTTGGCCCAAATGCTTCACTGGAAAATGATCTACAGGCACCGTCCTGCGATGATGGATGAATTAACGAATATACTGGACAAAATCAATGCACAGGGGGAGTAGATGAATACATGTTCATCTAGGCCCCGATATCTGCATTTTGGTTAACTTGCTTGATTAAGCTCATGAGTTTGACAACATTGTTTTCGTCAAATAATCCGATAACCCCGCTGTCATCTAGCTCCGTAAAAGGAGGTTCCATGAGATCGACGGTTTCTAGATAACCGTTGGTTACGAAATAACGTATTACAGTGTCCATAAACTTGATCTGCTTGGCCGAAAGGTTAGCTTCGCCAATAAAATTTGTGAAATGAGCCTGTATAGCCTCTTGATCCAAGCCGATAATGGACCGAATAAAAGTTCCTAGCGGCTGATCACCAAATTCTTTTATAAACTCTTCCTTGGACCCCAGTGCCTCCGCTACGAGGTATTGTTCTAACTGCTGTAATTCGAAAGCATTGATCGGTTGATTTTTATGCAATTTGTCGATCACAAGATGATGCTTATTCTTTTTGATAAAGGCGGTTACTCGATCTTTATAACTTTGTAGATTTTTAAAATTTGCGATAATATCATACCCGATAATTTCTTCCTTTAAAAGATTATCATCAAGCTTTGTATAAATAGGTTTAATGTTATTCTCCTCTTTGAGCAAGTGTATTAGATCTCGAATTTCCTTTCGTAGATTTTCAATTTTTGATACTGATGCATCTTGCCAAAAATCTATGGAGGCCATCTCTCTTATGACGATTTCTTTAGCAGCGACAGCAGGTACATTTCGCTTTTTTAATAGTCTCTTTCCTATATCCATAAAGTTCTGGATAAGGACGGTCTGCCGCGGAGATTTATTAATCATTGCTCCTTGCAGTTTATAACTATTTAGATCGAATCGTTTAGCCATTTCATCTATGTCTTCAGTGTAAGGAATAAGATGAGACAGTTCCGTTTCTATAGCAATGATAGCAGATTTATTGAGGTTGTCCCACTTGCTTCTATCTGCAAATTGATGCACTACAGCGAGATGCTTTCTGACCTCATACCGAGCTGTATCCAGCTGCGCTACTTTGGCATGTAGTTGATTGATATATTCCTTTGCTAAAGCTAAATCTTGGTTATTGGCATCCATATTCTCCTGAATAAGGTTAGCAACATGTAATTGTTCCAGAAACAACAGTTGACTTAAAGGTCTTTGGGTATTCGTTTGATAACCGTCCGGATTCTCCTGAAAGAACTCAAGGTTTCGGCAGTAGTCAAATAGTAGGAAGAATTTTTTATCCTCATGGGGTCCAAATAAATCACGACGTAAACGAGTACCCCTTCCTACCATTTGCCAAAACTTAGCATATGATTTTACCGGTTTAAAAAAGATGAGATTCAGTACGCTAGGTGCATCGACTCCTGTATCCATCATATCGACCGAAATAGCAATCTGAGGTTCTAGTTCTTCTTTGTCATAACAGAACTTTTCAAGTAAATCTTGCGCTTTGTCATTGTAATTGTCAATGACCCGGCAAAAGTTGCCTCCATATTCGGGATAGTTTTTGTTAAATCGCTCTTCGATAAAAACAGCATGACGATGGTTTCTGGCAAAAATAATCGTTTTGCCGACCTTATCGCCAGAAGCTACTTTTAACCCATTATTCATGAGGTGATCCAAAACAAGATCTACTGTAGGTTCATTAAATAAAAAAGAATTAATCTGAGACGCTCCAACTTCAAATTCCTGAAGGGCTTCATCAGATACCGCGGTCAATCCCAACTTTTCCTCTAATTCGGCCTTATCCTCATCGCTTAAATCTTTGTATTTCACGCCATCCCTTACCATCTGTACAGGGACAGCATACGAGCGTGGCGGTACTAAAAAGCCGTCGTTTACGGCAGTATCTAATTCGTAGGCAAAAGTGGGTATATCATCCTCTAATTGAAAAAATGAATACGTATTTTTATCAAGATTTTTTTTGGGTGTAGCCGTTAACCCAATCAATAAACCATCAAAGTAATCGAAGATAGATTGGTATTTTTGATAAATGGAGCATTTAAATTTAGTGCTACAGCAACCGCCAACCTTACACCAATTGGTAGAACAGTTGACCGAAAAAACACGCTGACTAACAAGGAACGGCTGATGCATCAACTCAAAGACTCACCCCAGAAACGCTACGAAGATTTTGTATCAAATTACCC
The DNA window shown above is from Sphingobacterium thalpophilum and carries:
- a CDS encoding SWIM zinc finger family protein, whose product is MELSSFEKQINSTILQRGKVYYQKGQVESLGETEDGVWVAVVAGSDDYFVEIEISKKGSVGDYGCDCPYDGDLCKHVVAVLYAIRDEKAIAPEDVPKTTKKKTKLSFQKLLDNISSDELKAFIVQYSKKDSSFKSDLELFFAEKDENFDIEKQIKDQIRKAIKTYSKHEFIDYGSSGKLARELQKILMQGQYYLSKNNILNGSLLCMAYIQEVMPVITYADDSNGSIGDAIDSGISLLTDIAVQSPVDLKEKIAVYLNKELQQDLYFDYGDFGYDMTDLYAQLCLDLSKIDDFLHFADVAIHKARLDRYDYRSSFFIQIKASILQKGNRTEEVQQLIEQQIHLPQMRKVQVEKAIENERFEEAKELLVEGIRLAEEAQHPRVIRDWEETLLHIAVLQNDIPMVRSFTEKFAIGYSFSSHYYNQWKNTYTSEEWRSVINDKINSIRAKSTGEKSSYSKHQDYWLLNEIGPIYIEENMFDQLLALVQRQTDLETILNYHEHLYKLYPAELMKLYSFLLDQHAESANKRNAYQRLMDIVFAIFKDIPSGRETLLAQMLHWKMIYRHRPAMMDELTNILDKINAQGE
- a CDS encoding type I restriction-modification enzyme R subunit C-terminal domain-containing protein; the encoded protein is MHQPFLVSQRVFSVNCSTNWCKVGGCCSTKFKCSIYQKYQSIFDYFDGLLIGLTATPKKNLDKNTYSFFQLEDDIPTFAYELDTAVNDGFLVPPRSYAVPVQMVRDGVKYKDLSDEDKAELEEKLGLTAVSDEALQEFEVGASQINSFLFNEPTVDLVLDHLMNNGLKVASGDKVGKTIIFARNHRHAVFIEERFNKNYPEYGGNFCRVIDNYNDKAQDLLEKFCYDKEELEPQIAISVDMMDTGVDAPSVLNLIFFKPVKSYAKFWQMVGRGTRLRRDLFGPHEDKKFFLLFDYCRNLEFFQENPDGYQTNTQRPLSQLLFLEQLHVANLIQENMDANNQDLALAKEYINQLHAKVAQLDTARYEVRKHLAVVHQFADRSKWDNLNKSAIIAIETELSHLIPYTEDIDEMAKRFDLNSYKLQGAMINKSPRQTVLIQNFMDIGKRLLKKRNVPAVAAKEIVIREMASIDFWQDASVSKIENLRKEIRDLIHLLKEENNIKPIYTKLDDNLLKEEIIGYDIIANFKNLQSYKDRVTAFIKKNKHHLVIDKLHKNQPINAFELQQLEQYLVAEALGSKEEFIKEFGDQPLGTFIRSIIGLDQEAIQAHFTNFIGEANLSAKQIKFMDTVIRYFVTNGYLETVDLMEPPFTELDDSGVIGLFDENNVVKLMSLIKQVNQNADIGA